Proteins from one bacterium genomic window:
- a CDS encoding TlpA family protein disulfide reductase: MRWSLAIFVLSGLMLSGCNKPGSGGAVDFTIKDLDGNTVSLSQYRGKTVLLNIWATWCGPCKKEIPDLIALHNEMKDKDVVVLGVLLESESAEASKPTVKEFNINYPVWYGDDAFAQQFQVQAFPTTVIIDKNGKSVKTMIGLQSKAKFEAAVREALM, encoded by the coding sequence ATGCGTTGGTCTCTCGCGATATTTGTTTTGTCAGGACTCATGTTATCGGGTTGCAATAAACCCGGATCGGGTGGCGCTGTGGATTTTACGATCAAAGATCTCGACGGGAATACCGTTTCGCTTTCACAATACCGCGGCAAAACGGTTTTATTAAATATTTGGGCGACGTGGTGCGGACCATGTAAAAAAGAAATTCCGGATCTCATCGCTTTGCATAACGAAATGAAGGACAAAGATGTAGTTGTGCTCGGTGTTCTTCTCGAGTCCGAATCCGCCGAAGCTTCGAAGCCGACGGTGAAAGAATTTAATATCAATTATCCGGTATGGTATGGTGACGATGCGTTCGCCCAACAGTTTCAAGTGCAGGCATTTCCCACGACGGTGATCATTGATAAAAACGGTAAATCCGTAAAAACCATGATCGGTTTGCAATCCAAGGCCAAATTTGAAGCCGCGGTGCGTGAAGCCTTGATGTGA